The sequence GAGCAGGTGGGTGAGGATCTTCTCCGGCGGGCCCTGGGTGCTGACCCGTTCCATGCCCGCCAGCGCGCGGCCCAGCTGGCGCAGAGCCTGGTCCCGGGTGAACTCCGACTGGCCCTCGCGGACCAGCCAGACCGCGATCCGCTGGAGGAGTTGCGTGTGCTCCTCGACGGTCAGGTCGATGCCCTCGGGGTTCCCGATCCGGCGGCGGTGGTCGCGGTGGCCCAAGAGCATCTCCAGAGCCGATCGGTACAGCTTCCAGCGGGTCTCCGGAAGCAGGCCGTCGCGCAGGCGGTGCAGGGCGCAGATCACCGCACAGAGCAGTGGCGTACGCGCCAGGTCGCGGAGCGTGGAGTTCTGGTCGAACTGGCGGGAGAGGCCGCGTTCCAGTTCGTCCAGCCGCTCGTGATCGTCCTCCTCCGACAACCGGGCCGCCCGGTGCCAGGACGCCGCGAACGCCTGGATGTCCTCGTTCCGCATCGGCAGCAGACGTAACTCCGCGAAGTCCTCGGAGCGCAGCCAGTCCGCCTCGACGGCGAGCGGCCGTACGGTCACGACGCACCGGGTCTCCGGGTAGCGGGCCAGCAGCTGCGAGAGCCAGGTGTGCGCCTGCTCGCGCTCCTCCGGCGGCACCTCGTCCAGCCCGTCCACCAGCAGGAGTGCCCGGCCCGATTCCAGGACCCGGCCCGCCCAGCCCTCCGGGGCCGTATCGACCACCAGACCCGCCGCACCCGACAGCTCGGCCGGACCCGGGAACGTCATGCCTCGGGCCCGCAGGGTGCGCAGGGGAACCACGAAGGGGATCAGGCCGTTGAGCGGGGCCAGCGCGTCGCCCAGGGTGCGGGCCGAGGCGTGGGCGGCCAGCCACCACAGCAGCGTCGTCTTGCCCGCGCCCGCGTCGCCGCGGAGCAGCACCCGGGGGCGGTCCGCGAGGAGGTCGTCGATGCGCCGGGGGAGGGGCGGGCCGCCCGGGGCGGCCCGGTCCTGAGCCTGGGCCTCCAGGCTCAGATACGCCGTGTCCAGGTCCCATTCCCGGTCGTGCCGGCTCAGCTCGTCCAGCCCGAAGATCTTCGTCCGGCGGTAGGCGACGCCGAGCGCCTGCGCGTACTCCGCCTCGTACCGCAGGTCCTTCGGGAAGCTGCCGTGGACGCGCTCCTGGCGCAGGTCGATCCCGGTCCGCCGGCAGACGAGGCGGAAGGGCTTCGCGGCGAGGACCGGGCCGAGCGGCACGCATTCGACCCGCCGGCCGTCGCGCTGCCGGGGCACCTGGCGGGCCACGCCCAGGAGCACGTCCCCCATGAACACGGGGCCCCCGGAGAGTCCGGACAGGGCGGCCGGCTCGTCGTCGGGGCGGGCGGCGGGCGGGCCGTCCAGATCGCAGACCAGCAGGTCGCGGACCTGGCCCGCCACCGGCAGGACCGTCGCCGTGTACTGGTCCGCCTCCAGCCGCCGGTCGGGGCCGTAGCGCTGGACGCGCGGGAAGCCGGTGATCTCGCAGCCGGGTATCGCCTGGCGGGTGTCGACCACACCGAGCCGTACGGGCGGGACCGGACGCACCGGCTCGACGGTCTCCAGCAGGGCCACGTCCAGTCCGTAGTCGATCCAGGCGACGGTGGCCCCTACCCGGTCCGAAACCGCGGGATGCGCGACCAGGACGGACCCGGACTTGACCACATGGGCGCAGGTCAGGACGAGCCGGTCGGCGATGAGGACGCCGCTGCCCTGCTGGATCGCGGTGACGACCACCGTACGGTCGGCGGGGTGGACGGCGGGCGGGCTCACGGACGCGAGGCTCCGTCGCCGAACCCCGCCGTGGAGCCGTCGGGGGCGGCCCTCTCACCGGGCTCGCCCCCGGACCCCGCCGTCGCACCGCCGAACCCCGCCGTCGACCCGTCGTCCTCGGTCCCGATCTCCCACGCCTCGCCCGTCGCGGCGTTGCGCGGGGTCAGGGTGAAGGCGACCTTGTGCGTGCGGCCCGTGGCGCGGGCGGCGTCCGCGCCCGCCTCGACCACCCAGGCCTTCACCTTGCCGCCCGCCTTCGCCTCCCGGCGCAGTTCGAGGGTGAACTCCATCTGGATGTCGCCGACCGCGAAGGACACGGGGTGGTCCGTGGCCCGGGTCGCCGCGTCGATGAGCTGGTTGCGGATGGACGCGACGGCGTCCGCGAGCTCAATTCCGTCCAGTGCGTGGCTGTTCGCGGTCGTCATGGGGTCCCCCGGGGTGCGGTGCTCTTTCCCGTCAGCGTAGTGAAGCAGCGGGCCGAAGGTCCCGAATCGGACGGACTGAGGTCCCACCGGCGGTGACAAGGCGCACAGCCCGAAACATGCCTACTACCCGGGCCCGTAGCAGGGGCCGTGATCGGCCGCGGGACCTTCGGCCCGGTGTCGCCAGGCCCTTCGAGGTTCTGGGCGATACGGCCTTTTCGCGGTGCCATGTCCGGAAAAGGGTCCATGGAACAGGCGCTAAACGTCTTTCGCGCAAAGGATTCCGTCGCCCGCGGCGACCCCTTACGGAGGGACAAACTCGGTCAATTCCCCCACCCCTCTCTACGGCTTTTCTTCGTAGATGGGGTGTTTGAGCATCGGCCGGGGGGCGGGTTACCAAGGTTGAGCAAGCCCGGACAGCACGCCGGGTCCACTCACCTTCGGAGGACTTCCCCGTATGAAGCGCGCAACGAACCAGCACACCATCCGCCCGACCGCCTTCCGCGTCCGTGGTGCCGTCCTGGCCGCCGGCCTGGGAGCGACCGTGGTGCTGGGTGCCGGAACGGCGTTCGCCTCCAGCGGCACCGCCGCCGCTGCCCCCCTTGCCACGAGCACGACCGCCGAGTCGGTCGCCCAGCAGGCGGCCGCGCAGGCCAAGGCCGCGGACGCGGCGAAGAAGGCGGCCGCGAAGAAGGCCTCCGACGCCAAGAAGAAGGCCGAGGACAAGAAGAAGGCGGCGAAGAAGAACGCCGCCTCCTGGAAGGCCCCGGTCAAGAAGTACAAGCTGACCGCCAGCTACGGCACCGGCGGCGCCCGCTGGGCCGCCAAGCACTCCGGCCAGGACTTCGCCGTGCCGGTCGGCACCAAGGTCGTGGCCGCCCACACCGGCACCGTCGTGAAGGCCGGCCCGAACGGCGCCGGTGACGGTCCCGCGTACGGCAACGCCGTCGTGATCAAGCACTCCAACGGCAAGTACTCGCAGTACGCGCACCTGTCGAAGATCAACGTGAAGATCGGCCAGAAGGTCAAGACGGGCCAGAAGATCGCCCTGTCCGGCAACACCGGCAACTCCAGCGGCCCGCACCTGCACTTCGAGATCCGCACCACCCCGAACTACGGCTCGGCGCTGAACCCGGCCGCGTTCCTCCGCTCGGTGCACGTCTCCATCTGATCCGGCCGGCGTAACCGCGCGGCCGCCCCCGGGCCGGAGCCCAGGCGCCCAGCGCCGCACGGCTCCCGGCCCTCGCAGGGACCCGGCACCCCGGCCCTCGCAGGGACCCGGCACCCCGGCCCTCGCAGGGACCCGGTATCCCGGCCCTCGCAGGGACCCGGTATCCCGGCCCTCGCAGGGACCCGGTATCCCGGCCCTCGCAGGCACCCGGTATCCCGGCCCTCGCAGGCACCCGGTATCCCGGCCCTCGCGGGGACCCGGTATCCCGGCCCTCGCAGGGACCCGGCACCCCGGAGAGCTCTGCGCCTGTCGGCCGCGCAGCACAACCGAAGAGCGTTCAGTGGACCCGTTACACCCCGGTACCCGGGGCGTGCGCCCGGGTCACCCGACCGACGGCGACGTCGAGGACAGCCTCACGGCTCACTCCTCGGGGTCGCCGTCGGCGTTCCCCCCTTTCCCCGCCGCCCCTTCACCCGTGGGCGCGGGTCAGTCCGAGGGCTGCCGCTGGTCCGCCATCCGCAGCACCGGGAAGCTCCCCGTCACCGTCGGCGCGTGCTCCGGCAGCCACAGCACCGCGATCGCCCCGCCCGTGCCCTCCGCCGCACCCGAGGGCGCCGCGTTGCGGAAGGTCAGCCGGGCCCCGAGCACCCTCGCCTGGCCCGCCGCGATCGTCAGCCCCAGCCCGTGTCCGTGCCCGGCCCGGTCCACGCTTCCGGTACGGAACCGGCTCGGCCCGTCCCGCAGCAGCTCCTCCGGGAACCCCGGACCGTGGTCGCGGACCCGGACCACCCGGCCCTCGACCGAGACCTCCACCGGGGTCGAGCCGTGCTTGGCGGCGTTCCCCAGGAGATTGCCGAGGATGCGCTCCAGCCGGCGCGGGTCGGTGGAGACCCACGACTCATGGATGACCCGCACGGTCACATCGGGGTCCAGCAGGGCGATCCGACGGCTGACGAACTCCCCGAGCGGCAGCTCCTGGAGTTCCGCCCGCTCCGACGCGCTGTCCAGGCGGGCCACCTCCAGCACGTCCTCGACCAGCGTCCGCATCGCCTGGGCCCGGTCCCGTACCAGCTCGGTGGGGCGCCCCGGCGGAAGCAGCTCGGCCGCCGTCAGCAGCCCGGTCACCGGGGTGCGCAGCTCGTGGGCGATGTCGGCGGTGACCCGGCGCTCCGCCTCGATCCGCTCGTTCAGCGCGTCGGTCAGCGCGTCGACGGCCCGCGCCAGCTCGTCCGTCTCGTCACGTACGACCCCGCCGACGGCCTCCCTGACCCGTACGTCCGTCTGCCCCTGGGCGACCCGGCCCGCCGCGGCCGCCGCCTTGCGCAGCCGCCGCGAGAGCTGGCCGCCGATCAGCACGCCGAGCGCGCAGCCGCCGAAGACCACCGAGACCGAGCCGATGATCAGGGCCCGGTCCAGATCGTCCATGATCGTGGCGGAGCGGTCCGCGAACCGGGTGTGCAGGGACAGCACGTCACCGCCCGCCAGCGGCACGGCCGCCCAGACCTCGGGGACCCCGTCGGCCCCCTGCTCGACATGGGTGGCCCGCCGGTTCTTGCGGACCTCGTCGCGCAGGCTCGGCGGGATCGTCGGGTCGTTGAGCTTCGCCCCGAACTTCGGCCCGCCCTTCTGCATGCTCGTCGCCTCGTAGAAGCGCTGGGCCCCCAGCAGCCGCTCCAGCTGCACCTCGCGGGCGTTCTCGATCATGGAGACCCGGGCCGCGTTGTGCACCACGAGGCTCAGCGCCACCGCGACGAGCGCGCCGACCGTCGCGATGGCGATGCTGATCTTCCAGCGGACACCGGTCCGCAGGGCCAGCCGCTTCACGGGCCCACCACCGGCCGCTCCACGCGCGAAGGCCGTGTCTGTGCCTGTGTCTGTCGCGTCCGCATGTGCGAGGGCAGCGTCCGTGCCTGTGCCTGCCGCGTCCGCACCCGCGACGGCCTCGTCCGTGCCGGTGCCCGTCGCACCCGCGACGGCCCCGGCCGCACTCGTGCCCAGCTCATCCGCACTCGTGCCCGTCCCCTCCGCACTCGTGCCCGGCTCATCCGCGCAGCTTGTAGCCGAAGCCGCGGACCGTGTCGATCCGGTCCTGGCCGATCTTGGTGCGCAGCCGCTGGACATGGACGTCCACGACCCGGGTGTCCCCGCCCCAGCCGTAGTCCCACACCCGCTCCAGGAGCCGGTCACGGGACAGGACCGTGCCGGGTGCGGACGAGAACTCCAGCAGCAGCCGCATCTCGGTGGGCGTCAGCGCCACCTGCTCACCGGCGCGCCGCACCTCCATACCGTCCGTGTCGACCTCCAGATCGCCGAAGACCAGCACCCCGCCGAGCGCCCCCGAGCCCTCCGCCTCCGTACCGGCCGGACCGGCGCCGTCCGGTCCGGCCGCGTGGCCGAAGCGGCGCAGCACCGCCCGGATACGGGCGACCAGCACCGCCCCGTCGAAGGGCTTGGTCACGTAGTCGTCGGCGCCGGCCTCCAGGCCGAGCACCACGTCGATCGAGTCGGCCCGCGCGGAGAGCATGATCACCGGTACGGTCGACTCGTCCCGGATGCGGCGGCACAGGCTCACCCCGTCCAGGCCCGGCACCATCACGTCGAGCAGGGCGATGTCCGGCCGGTGGGAGCGGAACGACTCCAGCCCCTGGAGCCCGTCGGGCATCGCGGTGACCGTGAAGCCGACCCGCTCCAGGGCGAGCTGGGTGGCCTCGCGGATCACGTCGTCGTCCTCGACAAAGAGGACGTGGGTCTCAGCCATGGGGCTGCTTCTCGCTTTCCGTTCCCGCCCGGTTCCACCGGCGCGACATCGTTCCCGTCCGGGGCCGCCGTACGGCTTCCCGCTCAGCTCCACCGGTTCGGCTCCCCGGCCGGGGCCACCGTCACGGCGTTCCGTCCGGTGTCACCGTCACGGCGTTCCGCCCGGGGTCAGTTCCTGCCCGGATTCGCCGGCCCGTCCCCCGGATCCGGTTCCACCGGTTCCGGCTGCACGGGCAGCTCGCCGTCCGTGCCCTCGACGGCACGGCTGAAGTCGTTGTGCACCCGGTCGTGCTCGGTGAAGCGGTCGCTCGCCCAACGGTAGGTGACCACTTCCGAGCCGGACGGGGACGCCAGCGGATCCCTCGATCCGTAGACCTGGGTCGTCACCACCAGATCGCCCCGGTCGATCGTTCCGTACACGGCCGGAACCTCGGCGGTGAAGACGTTCTCGTACGAGCCGTCGTCGTCCGCCCGGTACACGTACGTTCCGACGCTCACCGAGTCGGCGCAGCTCATCACGTTGACCACCACGTCCGCGGCCGGGCCGCCGGTCATCGACCCGTAGGAGGTGTCGATCGGATAGGCCTTGCCCGCGCAGGGCTTGAGCCCCTCCCTGACCCGCTCGCCCACCTTGGGGTCGTTCCGCAGGAGGCGCACGGCGTCGACCCGCCGCACCGGCGGGGTCGTCCCGGACGGGCTGGGCCGCTGGGTGATCTGGGCGACCGGCTGACTGCCGGCCGGGCCCTCGTCTCGGGTGCCGGTGCCGCCCGTGGAGCAGCCCACGCCGAACAGCCCGAAGGCGACGAGTCCGGCCAAGGCCGTGCCACTCGCCGCCGTACCGCCCCGGAAACGCGGCCTCCGGGGCGGTCTCCCCGGCTCCTCGCCGTCCCCGGGACCGCCGTCCCCACCGCTGCTGCCGCTCAGGCCGCGCACCGCTCCATCCCCCGCTCGTCGTGGCGCCCGTTCCGCTGCGCCGGCGTGTGTGCCTTCGCCCCCGGCACCGACGTGAGCGGCGACCGCTGGGCGGGGACACGGGCGGAGGTGACCGGCGCCACGCCCCGGTGCTCCCGGGCGACCGCCTCGCGGCTGTCCAGCTCGCGGCTCTCCAGCTCCTGGCGCAGCCGCGCGAGGGCCCGGTGCAGCGTGCTCTTGACCGTACCGGCCGACATGCCGAGCGCCGCGGCCGTCTCCTCCGTGCTCATCTGCTCCCAGTGTCGCAGCACGACGACGCTCCGCTGCTTCGGAGCCAGAATCCCGAGGATGTCCATCAGCAGGGCGCGGTCCGCGCGCTGCTCGCTGCCGTCGTCGACGCTCGCGTCGGGCAGCTGCTCGGTCGGGACCTCTTCGAGCTTGCGCGCCCGCCACCACTCCGTGCGGGTGTTGATCATGACGCGGCGCAGATAGGCGTCGGCCAGCGACTTGTCGGCGATGCCGTCCCACCGGCCGTAGGTGCGCACCAGGGCGGTCTGGAGCAGGTCCTGGGCGTCGACGGGATCGGGAACCAGACGGCGCGCGCTGCGCAGCAGCGCGTCCTGCCGTGTGCGTACGTAGTCCTCGAACGCGAGCACCTCGCCCTGCGCCATGACAACCGCCTCCGTCCCCGATGAACCCCGTGGTCACTGCTGTCCCAGAGGCTACGGAGGCGTTGTCACGGCGTTGTGCGGAGCAGCCGTAGGCCGGTGCACGGCTGCCCATCGGTTGTGTAACAGCGGGGGCCGGAGCCCCGAGGACGTCGGCGGGACGGTGGGGCCGGAGCCCCCGGAACGTCGGCCGGACGGTGGGGCCGGAGCCCCGGAGACGTCGGCGGGACGGTCAGGTGCGGGGCCCCGGAAGCACGGGCGGGATCAGGTCAGCGGCAGCCGGTACCGGCCGTCGGCCAGCGGTTCGACCAGGCCGTCCGACACCAGCCCGTCCAGCGCCCGGGCCCGCTGCACCGGCTCCTCCCACACCGCGTCCAGCGCCGCCTGCGGTACGGGGTTCACCGCGTCCCGCAGCACCGCCAGCAGCCGCCCGCGCACCTGGCGGTCGGTACCGGCGTACGTCTGGCCCTTGCGCGGCGGACCCTCGTGCGCGGGCTTCCCGGCCAGCCGCCAGGCACACCGCGAGGCGATCGGGCACCGGTCGCAGTCCTCGTTGCGCGCGGTGCACACGAGGGCGCCCAGCTCCATCGTGGCCGCCGCCCACTTCGCCGCCCGCTCGTCCTCGTCCGGCAGGAGTGCGCGGGCGAGCTTGCGCTCGGCGGCCGTCGTCGCGTTCGGCGGGTACTGCACCCCGGTCGCGGCGCGGGCGAACACCCGGCGGACGTTCGTGTCGAGCACCGCGTGCCGCTGTCCGTACGCGAACGAGGCCACGGCCGCCGCCGTGTACTCGCCGATCCCGGGCAGCGCCAGCAGCTGGGCGTGCTCGCTCGGCACGTCGCCGCCGTGCCGTTCCGTTATCGCCTGCGCGGCGCCGTGCAGGCGCAGCGCGCGGCGCGGGTAGCCGAGCCTGCCCCAGGCGCGGACCGCCTCACCGGGGGCCTCGGCGGCCAGGTCGGCGGGGCGGGGCCAGCGGGCGAGCCACTGTTCGTACACCGGCAGGACCCGGCTCACCGGGGTCTGCTGCAGCATGAACTCGCTGACCATCACGCCCCAGGCGCCCGCTTCGGGGCGGCGCCAGGGCAGATCGCGGGCGTGCTGCTCGAACCACCCGATGACGGGGGTGTGGAGGGAGGCGGCGGCGGGGGGCGTCTGGGGTGAAGGGGAAGTCATGGCAGTCATGGCACTGACGATCCTGGCACGGAAGGCGGGGCGGGTGTCACGGACGCGGGGGTGTCGTCCCGCGCGGCGGGCCCACGGGGTGACAACGCCACCCGTTCTGTCCCCTGTGACCGGGTCGCGGCCCCGTTCCCGTGATGATGATCGGCAAAACTTGTGAGCGGAGCGGCGGGTGAGGCCAGACGCGGCGCGGATCTCTCGTAGAGTTCGGCCCGTGGGATCTATGCGCAATCCGGTCGGTCCGCTTCCCTCCAGCATCTACTGGCGACGAAGGGCGGTAGCGGGACTTCTGGTTGCGCTGATCGCCGTGTTGATCGCCTGGGCGGTGACATCCGGCGGCGGTGGCGGCGGCGGGGGCGACGACGCCAAGCCCGGCGGCTCCGACCCGGTCGAGTCGATCACCCCCGGACCGGGCAGCTCCGGTCCCGCGATCAGCCAACAGCCGGGCGGCCGCGACGAGTCGGACGACGAGGACGGCTCGGGTGGCTCCTCCGGCGGTTCGGCTGACGGCGGCGCGTCCGACGGATCGTCAGCAGGCGGTGCTGATACGGGCGCTGCGGATGCGTCGGGTGCGGGGTCGGCCGGTCCGGACGGCGACGGCGGTGCGGGCCGGCAGGTTCCGGCCGGGTCCCCGCTTCCCGAATGCAAGCCCGCGGCGGTGGAGTTGAGCCTGCGGACGAAGGTCAGTTACGGCCCCGACGACAAGCCGAAGTTCGAACTCATCGCGAAGAACACGTCGTCGACGACGTGCAAGGCCGACTTCGGCCCGAAGAACGCGGTGCTCACCGTCACCGAGGCGGGCGGCGAGGACGACGACCCGATCTGGTCCTCGAAGGACTGCCCCGCGGCGGCGGGCCCGCTGTTCCTGAAGGTGCCGGCGGGGGCGACGGTGATCCACACGGTGGACTGGAACCGCACCCTGTCCGCGCCGGGCTGTGCGACGCCGCCGTCCGGGAAGGCGGGCCCGGGAACGTACCTCCTGGAGGCGAAGGCCCCCGGCGAGCCGGTCCAGCGGGCGTCGTTCGTCCTGGCGAAGGACTGAGCCCGGTCCCCTTGCTCAGGGGGCCGGGCGGGCCCGGAAACCCGGTCCGTCCGGCGCTCGGGGACGGAACCGTCTAGCCGGGCGGGCGCTGCCCCTACGGGGCCGGCGACGATGCGGGCCCGTCCCCGCGTTCGGGGACGGAACCGTCCACGCGGTCGGGCCCTGCGCTCACGGCCCCGGGCGGGCCCGGAAAACCAAGCCCGTCCGGCGCTTGAGGGCCCCACCCTCCGCGGGGACGAGCGCTGCGCCGAAGGGCCCGCGCCGGTCCCGTACAGGCACCGACCAGCGGACCGCGGGAGTCCGCACCCGCACCGTGTGACGGGCTCCGGCCGCGCGGCCGGGCCTCAGACGTACCGCTCCAGGATCGACGACTCCGCCAGCCGTGACAGCCCCTCGCGAACACTCCGCGCCCGCGCCTCGCCGACCCCGTCCACCGCCTGGAGATCGTCCACGCTGGCGGCCAGCAGCTTCTGCAGCCCCCCGAAGTGCTCCACCAGCCGCTCGATGATCGCCCCCGGCAGCCGCGGCACCTTCGCCAGCAGCCGGAAGCCCCGCGGCGACACCGCCGAGTCCAGCGTCTCCGGCGAGCCGCTGTAGCCCAGCGCCCGCGCCACCACCGGCAGCTCCAGCAGCTCCGTGTGGGTCAGGGAGTCCAGCTCGGTCAGTGCCTCGGCCACCGTGCGCGACCGTTTCGCCGTCGGCTCGGG is a genomic window of Streptomyces sp. YPW6 containing:
- a CDS encoding NACHT domain-containing protein yields the protein MSPPAVHPADRTVVVTAIQQGSGVLIADRLVLTCAHVVKSGSVLVAHPAVSDRVGATVAWIDYGLDVALLETVEPVRPVPPVRLGVVDTRQAIPGCEITGFPRVQRYGPDRRLEADQYTATVLPVAGQVRDLLVCDLDGPPAARPDDEPAALSGLSGGPVFMGDVLLGVARQVPRQRDGRRVECVPLGPVLAAKPFRLVCRRTGIDLRQERVHGSFPKDLRYEAEYAQALGVAYRRTKIFGLDELSRHDREWDLDTAYLSLEAQAQDRAAPGGPPLPRRIDDLLADRPRVLLRGDAGAGKTTLLWWLAAHASARTLGDALAPLNGLIPFVVPLRTLRARGMTFPGPAELSGAAGLVVDTAPEGWAGRVLESGRALLLVDGLDEVPPEEREQAHTWLSQLLARYPETRCVVTVRPLAVEADWLRSEDFAELRLLPMRNEDIQAFAASWHRAARLSEEDDHERLDELERGLSRQFDQNSTLRDLARTPLLCAVICALHRLRDGLLPETRWKLYRSALEMLLGHRDHRRRIGNPEGIDLTVEEHTQLLQRIAVWLVREGQSEFTRDQALRQLGRALAGMERVSTQGPPEKILTHLLNRSGLLQEHGDGTYQFIHRTFQDYLAAKELIEDEHLGELLRHADEESWQDVILLAAGHCGRRELGSLVSGLLDAGNAHTEESAQRTTLPVLAALCAQHAAWLDGPVRERVQCTLQGVFPPADDDQVHALARLGESALALLPPPESLATDGPLARHVVQLLGRIGGSAAIPHAREWSAAHPSAVSRLATNWSAFPPDEFAAGVLAHYDLAEHFVLAQRAQLRALRHLPSLRHLVVSGELPQDELRTALSELRLEVLYLHMNPHVTDLSALGAQASTLQQLGLDTCPAVQSLTALAELPSLIALSVDAMNRPTEFLAPVPGLPTLSYLEVSRLASGQVSRLPVHPGVTHLKVSSDRPVALGGLTAWESLRDLQVSRAVSLDDAVAAVRQHGRITRLRLGLTSWKGLVSDDRPVMSLRELAITAPQDSAHLALLGRLFPGITRLTLSARRSAPELDLTPLLALPDLQVTVRRGHTPLILGWEQLGDRLRVLTY
- a CDS encoding trypco2 family protein; translation: MTTANSHALDGIELADAVASIRNQLIDAATRATDHPVSFAVGDIQMEFTLELRREAKAGGKVKAWVVEAGADAARATGRTHKVAFTLTPRNAATGEAWEIGTEDDGSTAGFGGATAGSGGEPGERAAPDGSTAGFGDGASRP
- a CDS encoding M23 family metallopeptidase; protein product: MKRATNQHTIRPTAFRVRGAVLAAGLGATVVLGAGTAFASSGTAAAAPLATSTTAESVAQQAAAQAKAADAAKKAAAKKASDAKKKAEDKKKAAKKNAASWKAPVKKYKLTASYGTGGARWAAKHSGQDFAVPVGTKVVAAHTGTVVKAGPNGAGDGPAYGNAVVIKHSNGKYSQYAHLSKINVKIGQKVKTGQKIALSGNTGNSSGPHLHFEIRTTPNYGSALNPAAFLRSVHVSI
- the cseC gene encoding two-component system sensor histidine kinase CseC, with the protein product MKRLALRTGVRWKISIAIATVGALVAVALSLVVHNAARVSMIENAREVQLERLLGAQRFYEATSMQKGGPKFGAKLNDPTIPPSLRDEVRKNRRATHVEQGADGVPEVWAAVPLAGGDVLSLHTRFADRSATIMDDLDRALIIGSVSVVFGGCALGVLIGGQLSRRLRKAAAAAGRVAQGQTDVRVREAVGGVVRDETDELARAVDALTDALNERIEAERRVTADIAHELRTPVTGLLTAAELLPPGRPTELVRDRAQAMRTLVEDVLEVARLDSASERAELQELPLGEFVSRRIALLDPDVTVRVIHESWVSTDPRRLERILGNLLGNAAKHGSTPVEVSVEGRVVRVRDHGPGFPEELLRDGPSRFRTGSVDRAGHGHGLGLTIAAGQARVLGARLTFRNAAPSGAAEGTGGAIAVLWLPEHAPTVTGSFPVLRMADQRQPSD
- the cseB gene encoding two-component system response regulator CseB, which produces MAETHVLFVEDDDVIREATQLALERVGFTVTAMPDGLQGLESFRSHRPDIALLDVMVPGLDGVSLCRRIRDESTVPVIMLSARADSIDVVLGLEAGADDYVTKPFDGAVLVARIRAVLRRFGHAAGPDGAGPAGTEAEGSGALGGVLVFGDLEVDTDGMEVRRAGEQVALTPTEMRLLLEFSSAPGTVLSRDRLLERVWDYGWGGDTRVVDVHVQRLRTKIGQDRIDTVRGFGYKLRG
- a CDS encoding SigE family RNA polymerase sigma factor translates to MAQGEVLAFEDYVRTRQDALLRSARRLVPDPVDAQDLLQTALVRTYGRWDGIADKSLADAYLRRVMINTRTEWWRARKLEEVPTEQLPDASVDDGSEQRADRALLMDILGILAPKQRSVVVLRHWEQMSTEETAAALGMSAGTVKSTLHRALARLRQELESRELDSREAVAREHRGVAPVTSARVPAQRSPLTSVPGAKAHTPAQRNGRHDERGMERCAA
- a CDS encoding A/G-specific adenine glycosylase, with the translated sequence MTAMTSPSPQTPPAAASLHTPVIGWFEQHARDLPWRRPEAGAWGVMVSEFMLQQTPVSRVLPVYEQWLARWPRPADLAAEAPGEAVRAWGRLGYPRRALRLHGAAQAITERHGGDVPSEHAQLLALPGIGEYTAAAVASFAYGQRHAVLDTNVRRVFARAATGVQYPPNATTAAERKLARALLPDEDERAAKWAAATMELGALVCTARNEDCDRCPIASRCAWRLAGKPAHEGPPRKGQTYAGTDRQVRGRLLAVLRDAVNPVPQAALDAVWEEPVQRARALDGLVSDGLVEPLADGRYRLPLT